A window of Garra rufa chromosome 11, GarRuf1.0, whole genome shotgun sequence genomic DNA:
CGCTCCACGGGTGTTCAGCAGATGCATAGAAGCAGCATTATCTCCTCTGAGACACAGGGGTCTGAGAATATCTGCTTATTTGGACGATTATCTGATCTGCGCTCATTCGCGGGAGCGCGCGGAGCGAGACATAGAGATGCTCACGTCTCATCTCACGAATCTGGGGTTCAGGATCAACTTTGCCAAAAGCCAGCTGATCCCGTCCCAGGAGATAGAGTATCTAGGCTTGCGAATAGACTCGGTGGAATATCGCGCTATGCTCTCGAAAAGGAGGATAATGGCGTTTTATCAGTGCCTAGCCCAGTTTCGCGTGGGAAACCTGGTCTCGTACAGGACCTGTCTCCGCCTTATGGGCATGATGGCTTCGTCTCTGTCTGTGGTCCCGCTGGGCTTGCTGAAAATGAGGAGCTTCCAGCATTGGGTTGCAGCGAAGCGTCTGTGCCCACGCCGGCACCTCGCACGCAGAGTGAAAATTACCACGGAGTGCGTGATGGCGCTTCATCAGTGGAGAAACCCCTGTGTATTCCGGACAGGAATCTTGATGGGGAACGTGTCTCTGAGAAAAGTAGTGACTACGGACGCATCCCTAATGGGATGGGGAGCTGTTTTTCAGGGCAGATCGGTAAACGGTCGTTGGACGCCGCAATTTCGCAGACTTCACATAAACATGCTGGAGTTAATGGCAGTCTTTCTAGCGCTGAAACATTTTCGCCCATTCTTGGAGGGTTTTCATGTTCTAGTCAGGACAGACAACACAACGGTGGTGGCATATATCAATCGCCAAGGGGGAACGCGTTCGTTGCAACTGCACAATCTAGCGCGCAAGCTGATTGTCTGGAGCGCAGCGCATTTCAGTTCGCTGCGCGCAACGCACGTACCGGGAGTCCTGAATGTGGGAGCGGACCTCCTGTCGAGGGGCAACCTGTTATATGGAGAATGGGTACTCCACTCGCAGGTGGTGAATCAGATCTGGGAAATTTACGGCAGGGCTGCCGTAGATCTATTCGCCTCGCGAGCAAACGCAAAATGTCCGCTGTATTTCTCTCTCAGAGACGAAAATGCACCCTTGGGTGTGGATGCACTGGCACACCCGTGGCCGAACGTGTTGCTATACGCGTTCCCACCACTGAGTCTAATTTCTCCCACCCTAGACAGAATAAGAGAAAACGGATTATCTCTCCTTCTGATAGCCCCTCATTGGCCAGGGAGGCTGTGGCTGGCAGAGATTGTCCAACTCCTTTGGGGAGAGCCCTGGCAACTCCCGTTGCGTCGGGACCTGCTGTCCCAAGCGGAGGGGCAAATTTTTCACCCCCATCCGGAACGAATGAATCTTTGGGTCTGGCCCGTGAAGGGTTGAATCTAAACGCACTCGGACTTCCCCAGGAGGTCATAAATACTATACAGAGTGCTAGAGCTCCATCAACGCGCTCGCTGTATGATTTGAAATGGCGGGTCTTTGATGACTGGTGCACTCGTAAAGGAGTTATTCCTTTTCAGTGTGCGGTGAGTGAGGTTCTCTGTTTCTTGCAAAGCTTACTGAACAATGGGAGAGCGTTCTCTACCATTAAGGTTTACCTGGCTGCAATTTCAGCCTGTCATGTGGGCTTCGAAGGAGTTTCAGTGGGCCGGCACCCTCTTATAGGCCGTTTTATGAAGGGGGTGAGGCGTTTGAGACCAGTGTCGAAGCGACTGGTCCCATCATGGGATTTGTCTATGGTCTTGAATGCTTTGACTCAGACCCCGTTTGAGCCTCTGGAGAGTGTTCATATTAAGTTCCTATCATTGAAAACGGTCTTACTACTTGCTTTAGCCTCAGCTAAGCGAGTGGGGGAGTTACATGCCTTATCGGTTCATCAAGCATGTCTAAAATTTAGTCCGGATGACAGCAAAGTTACACTGCTGCCAAACCCAGCTTTTGTTCCCAAAGTCAGTGATTCAGCTTATAACTGCTCTGCTTTGGAGTTACGTGCTTTCCACCCTCCTCCTTTTTCTTCAGAGGAGGAGAGGAAATTACACACTTTGTGTCCTGTACGAGCGTTACGCTTTTATGTAAACAGGACACAGTCGTTCAGGAAAAACGATCAATTATTGGTTTCATGGGCCACTCATTGTAAGGGTAAGCCGATCTCCTCGCAGCGCCTCTCCCATTGGATGGTCGAGGCGATCGAACTAGCCTATACATCTATGGGTCTTCAGGCCCCAGAGGGCCTTCATGCACATTCCACGCGAGGTATTTCTACCTCATGGGCCCTGTTCAAGGGGATTTCGGTGGGAGATATTTGTGCAGCGGCTAGTTGGTCTTCACCCCATACATTTATCAGATTTTACCGTCTTGATGTCACTGCGCCTTCATTGGCTCATGCAGTTCTTAGAGTTGGCTCTTTGGAGGACTAAAGTCTTGTCTTCCCTTTTCGAGTCTGTTCAGGCGGCTTCGGAAAGCATGCGTTACGGGAGTTGGCTATATCAATCCCATAGTGAGATACCGAGCGATTGTTTGAAAGAGAACATTAGGTTACTtgcgtaaccccggttctctgagaACAGAGCGAGGTATCTCACCAGGCTTCCCTTCTCGCATAACACGGGGGAAGAGCGTGCTTAGAATGCCGTTTTTGGGGATCACAGCTGTATATATAGGGAGAGGGGTGGGCTCCTTGTATGAGCTGTGATTGGTCTATCCTCCGGACAGACGTGGTGTAATTGGTGCTTCCATAGTCTATCACGCCTGGGGGCGtttcccatagtgagatacctcgctctgttctcagagaaccggggttacgcaagtaacctaatgtttttatgcatctttgcaaacggcatTACTTAATGTGCTTGCTGGCTAGTTTCGccgctaaacatggctaaatgttgcataaatgtggctaaatgcagctaaagtaaacattacagctcataatcccaaagcagagaggggcggggcgagcagagctcatttgcatttaaagggcccatgcaataaaatgagttgatctTTTGCAGAGCTAGTTTTGACAatgtaaaagggtgttttattacactactattaagaatttttaaccaaagtatattagagacttttcattaagaccctaaagaatcaagaacttgtggaaaatgggcatctgatgacccctttaaaaacaaataaaaataaacacgaATAAACATAAACATGTTCCATTCTGAACATACATAACAACTACTTGGATTGAGTAGATATTTCAACACCAATAGTGTGTAATTTTATAGGTCTCAGTGGGTGTGTTGCGTGACTGTATGTccaagcgtgtgtgtgtgtgtgtgtgtgtgtgtgcttgtgttaCTGGTGTTATTTTTTATGTTGCTATCAAACTCCTTTAAATATCAATTCCATGTTTTATGTAACTGGTCAGCAATGAACTGTGACTAAACTGCAGCTCAGGCCCATTACAGCCCACACTGACTAACAGCACACTATGTACACATACAAATCGCTAGCTATCTTGCAGGCCAGTCTGTCCTGTAAGCATGCGCTGTATACAATGCATATAAACGCTGTCCTCATGTTGGCATACAGGCATATACCCAGAGCGCCGTCTCATTGGAGTTAGTGTCAGATTAGTTACACTCCATTTGAAAGACACACAGCTGTGCAAGGCAGTACAGAGAGACCTGCCAACAGAGATAAAGACAGAGAAATGTCAGCAAATAAATGAAGCAGGGAGATGCAACGTTGGTGGATGGTGCATGTGCAAtacatgtgtgagtgtgtgagttcgattctgtctgagttttgcaattgtttatttttgtttcttcacTTTCCCAACAAGAGTAAGCCCTAACAATTGAGAATTCACTGTGTGAGAAGGGAAACCTATTTGTTGTTCAACCTTTATGTTAACTAAAAGTGCTATGGATTGATTaattgactgattgattgattgattttaacATAATACCGTGATAAAGCTATCGCTTCTAAGTATATTCTGTGTTACCTGATTGGCTCATGTCACAGTGTTTAGGTTCAGGGTGAAGTCAGCatgatttacagttttttttttaattggtttggtaCTATTTTCATAAGTAAAGTGTGCATTTTCAAATGTCTTAGTACAAAACTTTAAACTAATCACATTTGTAAAACCACTAGTCGTTCTTTCAAATCTGATGTCATGATGTCATTGTAtttgcacatattttcattccACTTAGTCATTGTTTCAGAACACAAGATCATTGTGATATATACTGAGAACATTTGCTTTAGTCACCCAAACAAaacagtactgtatatatatatatatatatatatatatatatatatatatacatacacaacagttcgttctggttctcaaatctgattggttgggaaccgtgagatattctactggtatcgctaaaggaacgccctttcacaattttaTATCACTCTGCATGTTCTAGCCGGGAACGTTTTTTttccgagtgtcatggcggatgtCCAAATCCCGTATCATTTTATAAGTAATACTCTTTGTGTGccatggaatgtagttttaagaggttttcaggtgagaatgtacttatttatagttcaaatatgcagtttgttaagttctgcactcatcaatctgctcaagagcgctctcaccacagccagatcttcaggaatttaccgctggctctgatgtctctgtagtggttacacatgacatgcAATTCATTGTGgtaatctaacgggcagtctttgatctcattaatttattatttgttccagagaaaaagatagttcatgtagcatgtttatgtaaattcaatgctgaatgctgcctttactcttgactgaattgcctagcaactttttgatgcctgtttttgttgttgtttattaaatattattactcaataaataaaaaaatatataaactatacTGTATTTTaactaatgtatttaataatagtacttaGTTTTGAGTAACGTGCGTATATTCGTGATGGTGaatttagttaacgttacattgttccgcctttagatggcgacaagagaccgttttatgagtgagcagttaatagtgactttgggacttttaaactgtagtgctgggaagttcggatcattttaccgactcggatctttgagtctcgttcagcaaaatgaacgaatcttttttcgagtcatttcgttcatttcgttcattttaccaaaatataattaaaaagctaccttttacttccataacacatgtaatgctcatacacgtttatataacgttgatcacactacaaacaagacaaaactataagctattagaaacaaaagatttatgcattgtttacctgggtcttcttgattagctccctcacttctttctgttaatacagtaatacaataggctttcaatgaagcaactcaacattccttcgttactagttctaaagtgacctTTTGGAATTAGTCACGAGAAGTTTATGCTCAGCTGatcaaccgtcaaactttgatttgaattcgtGGCGGAAGGAATAGTCCGCACAAAAGAggttttttaaagacactccgttgttattttgtttatgtatttacacacttgtgccgtcgaactgttgtataaacgcaatatcacacgagtagacttgagatatggctgtatatcggcacggttgtgattcATTCGCCGTACGTAATCACAGAGTGCCAATATATATatagccatatctcaagtctactcgtgtgatattgcatttatacaacagttcgacggcacgagtgtgtaaatacataaacaaaataacattgcatgcattggccaatcagacacactatgaaccattagggaaacattagtaaatagtcaattcatcatttataaagcattgtgCCTGCATTAATAGATTAGTAATCACTGATAAATACAACAATAAATGCTTTACTCTTGATTTGAGTATATTgattatgtatttaatatttgtattttcataattcattcatcatttctaaattattacatttaggTGTCAGAGattcataagatcatttagaaagtgtaagtaaatgattaataaaatatttaaaaataaatttatacaTATACAATTTAGACATGAAGTAATTGTCacgaggagggtcagagacgtgcggatccatttgcagcatttattaggtaacacaaaacaaacacaaaggggcatgcagaaatcgtcgtcaaaaaacaggcagaaaggtcgggactggcagcaagaatcaaacacgtgagggagtccaggaatcaaacacacgggagaacaaactcgggaagaaacgctcggaaatacagaccatacggaacaataagactttgcagagttgctgtgtgtgtgagaagcttaaatgcatgtgggtaaatgtgaaacaggtgtgtgcagcaatcagtgcagtgggaaacgaggagcagctgtgtgcagtgattggtgcagtggcttatggggattgcagtccagaatgtgtgtgcaagagttcatgatgacaagacgaccaatacgtgacagtaATAGTGttttaaatgctttattaacattTTCCTACAGTAATTAATGATAAATTCaggtagttataaaacatttagcaGTTAACTATTTTTatgagctcatctaaagtaagGACTACTTAAGTCTCAAAGCTTTGtaacgttttaaaaaaaaaactgatttaaaggCTCAACTATCTtctaaacagaaaaagaaagcaAACACAACAGATATTTGGAGATGCAAAAAATGGATATTAACAATAAAATTAACAATAAACCTCTGCAATATCATATAAAGATAAAAAAGGAACTAAATAATCGGGCTGAAGGCTGATTACTGAGCATATTTTTTTGGGTTATCCCCCCaatgccaatttttttcaccaatgcataaatagccaatatttgctttttgcagttttgtcttgtttttcaaagaaaaaaatcgattacaaaacaacaatttaaaagtatttacttaacactgaacatttgtaacattctagtagacattatagcttaCCAACAAagcgcaagaagagctcagtcctagtgtttgctggcagcagcagatttgtgaatgattgtcatctttggtctttgaaccctggctaaggagctgctgtcaaaataaacacaattggtgtctggtgtattagacaacagaacgttctggagttgattgactaatggatgatttcagtcatcatacagtaacctttctcttctcatgaagacatgcgatgcgcttctaaacagtctctcgctgtcgctgcttggaatgatttttgagtctttctctgacagttttaaatgcatccacactgaccacatgtttgatcattagtgcacgcctctatttgatctattaaaattcatttattctgccttttcactTTTTCGGCCAAATGATTTTATTTGCTGAactttcggtgcatccctaattttttaagtaaaatggtTTGTGCATGTTATTTCATGTTGACTTCTCCAAACATCAACAGCATCCTGCATGCAACTGAAGTGTGCATGGGTTTCATTTGTTATGTAAAAGATTGGTATGTTTTTCAAGTGGGTGAGAAAAATCTTGCCTCGCTGCCCACAGATGAATCTGAGACAGAAAGAGAAACAGAAAGACAGAGGCAGACAGATAAACACAGAGTGTGGGAAGAATGTCTCAGGGTACAGAACACCTGATCACAACACTCTTCATCCCAGCAGACTCCACACAGaacacttaaaggaacactcccctCTTTTGGAAATAgggttggtcatttttgaacgcgatgctattggtctaataggattcaatgatctttgctaagctacgctaaaagtgatatcaccagaacagaagaacggctgaatggatttcaaaacggtaaaactcaacttattaactcagggggagttggagaaagaccctatttccaaaaaaaagtggagtgttcctttaaacatgCACTTATTATTCCAACAGGCCTGACGCAGAACATGCGTATAAACACACACGGGACAGAACACACTCAAACCCAAAAGACCAATTCAGCTGAGCTCCAGAGAAAAGCAGAAGAAAAAGTAAgatctgtttgtttgttcttctgtATTAGCAGGAGATGGTTGTTAAGCCTTATTCAGATGGGACTCATTTTACCTGAGAAGGGCAGAtacatttgtgttattttaatCCCATCTGATTCCAACCCATCTGTGTTCACTCACACAGCATTGCTTAATCTTACATTCTGTGTTTGTGAAACCTACTCTAAAGCACTATACGGATAACAGTTGTGTAATCTGAAATTTCCTAATTCATTCTGGATtcaataaatgacaaaaaataaaataaaaaatacttactAGAAAAACAGTCTCACATCTATTTTTATGTGAATGTTGGGAAATCACATGTAAAACACTGGATGGATACGCCAAGATGTCCACAAATTGTAAAAAATGTGCACAAGAAACTCTTAAAAGCgctttatttacaaatatttgatGTCATATTCTAATTTTGCATTAGTTAAACTGGATGAAAACATGACACTGAATACTTTAACCCTATAAATTACCTCATGAAACATTACAGAATAATTAGGTTGGCCTGAGAAAGCCAACCTACTgatcttcactgcaaaaaatgcttttctagcttaggttttgtgtcttgtttccagccaaaatatctaaaaattcttaaatcaagaaggattttctagatgagtaaaaattattgttttgtattcagaaaaaaaaaagtcaaaattaagtgcatttttgcttaaaacaggcaaaataatcttgttttgtctgtttgaaagACTAGAAACAAACgggaaacatgttagaaacatgctaacaactagctaatcatgccagaaacatactaaacatgaaATCCCATCCAAATGTTCCACACGAAGTTCCTTGTtagatattttaatacatttatttacgttTTACAAAACCAGACTTCCAAATAATGCTTTACTTCTTTGTTTCACCCCAAAAACCTCAAACCAACTCAAACTCTCAGCTTGTGATTTCTATTATTACTAAGTCTTAAAGTCACTACACCCTCAGCAAACTTCAGTCACATAAACACTTTTTGATAACCACACAAGAAAAAGGAGGATCCCAATGTTGGAAACAAAAGGCTGAAGGATTGTTTATAAGTCTGTCTCATGACAAGAGCCTGGAAAGACAAGGATGGAAAACTTAAAGACTACGTTTGACACAACAGCAAAACCACAGCTCACAGACCGAAGCAGCAAAGCACTGTTACTCATCGCACATGTGACCATGTTTATGTAGTTTTATAGGCTCAGTTAAATTGTAACGCTCAGAGAGAGGAAGGAATTATCATAAACAAGTCAATTATTATAGTTTTCGTGCACAATAATCTTTATTATCTTTAAAGGCAGTAAATCTAAATCCTCTTTAGCAATAAAAGATATGTATCATTTTGCTGGTGTCTTGAGACACTTTCCTATGGCTGAAGTCACTGACTTACACAACACTTGTGCTCATGACTGTTCAGAGTGATTTCCTTTAATGAACTCTTTTTGCGTGCCttcactcttcaaaataaaggtgcttcaagatgccatagaagagccttttttgtctaaatggttccataaagaacctttaacatctgaagaacctttctgtttctcaaaaagttctttgtggtgaaagaaggttcttcagattataaaaaggtaaagagatggttccttaaagaacctttgactgaatagttctttgtggaaccaaaaatggttcctctatgaAAAACCTactaagcacctttattttttaagagtgcaggAATCAAAACTCACTTCCAATCTTTATTTCTCTTTTGTTCATCCTGTTTTTAAAGCTATTTTCTTCATATGTCATAGACTGAAGAATCTGTTTTGGTTGAGTATCATGATCATAGTATGGCTCATAATATATGATACTGGAGAATATGGAGGTTCATGCctacattttaacatgattttaataCAAATGATCTGAATAGCTTTAGTAAGTGTTAATCTTGAAATATTAACAACAATGTAATATGcaatattacatttctgtatttACTTTGTGAAAATCAGTAGGTTTCACAGCAAAAAACCTGTACCATGACTTTTagaattagcatttttagaattGTTCGTTTGCTTGCCTAAAAGTCAAAACTATTAATCATacaacagttgttgtttttttctcaatCATGTTGACAATTTAGAGGCAATTTAGAAACTTGTGTGTCAAGTATGATACATTTTAGGCTTATAGGGTCAACCGGAAGCTGCTTAACAAagaacactatcaaaaacaaagGTTCTGATTAATACAGtggttttaaaggagaagttcacttccagaacaaatatgacagataatgtactcaccctccctgtcatccaaaatgttcatttctttctttcttcagtgactaagaaattatgtttttttaaggtgaacatttgaggatttgtgtacttctatggtgaccccaagtttgaacttccaaaatgcagtttagatgcagcttcaaaaggctctaaatgatcccagc
This region includes:
- the LOC141346195 gene encoding uncharacterized protein; the protein is MSSPESTMSVPPPAKKRRRSWPFFSLSTRGRQRSIYGIGSSEPSGSSSGGMERVFSAPVGPYDCNQGLQASVRCKTPSFQRGYSVCSKRGFSSGVRSGNILPSREKSYKTSSSGGNSEGLLLPLFSNSKERRGSAPDTGSTCSKQALKGVQIQDAHSHGSHSFNPPGRLVCHGRSQGCVLSYKHLSGAQEISQVFLSERSVRICYSPVRAQPRSTGVQQMHRSSIISSETQGSENICLFGRLSDLRSFAGARGARHRDAHVSSHESGVQDQLCQKPADPVPGDRVSRLANRLGGISRYALEKEDNGVLSVPSPVSRGKPGLVQDLSPPYGHDGFVSVCGPAGLAENEELPALGCSEASVPTPAPRTQSENYHGVRDGASSVEKPLCIPDRNLDGERVSEKSSDYGRIPNGMGSCFSGQIGKRSLDAAISQTSHKHAGVNGSLSSAETFSPILGGFSCSSQDRQHNGGGIYQSPRGNAFVATAQSSAQADCLERSAFQFAARNARTGSPECGSGPPVEGQPVIWRMGTPLAGGESDLGNLRQGCRRSIRLASKRKMSAVFLSQRRKCTLGCGCTGTPVAERVAIRVPTTESNFSHPRQNKRKRIISPSDSPSLAREAVAGRDCPTPLGRALATPVASGPAVPSGGANFSPPSGTNESLGLAREGLNLNALGLPQEVINTIQSARAPSTRSLYDLKWRVFDDWCTRKGVIPFQCAVSEVLCFLQSLLNNGRAFSTIKVYLAAISACHVGFEGVSVGRHPLIGRFMKGVRRLRPVSKRLVPSWDLSMVLNALTQTPFEPLESVHIKFLSLKTVLLLALASAKRVGELHALSVHQACLKFSPDDSKVTLLPNPAFVPKVSDSAYNCSALELRAFHPPPFSSEEERKLHTLCPVRALRFYVNRTQSFRKNDQLLVSWATHCKGKPISSQRLSHWMVEAIELAYTSMGLQAPEGLHAHSTRGISTSWALFKGISVGDICAAASWSSPHTFIRFYRLDVTAPSLAHAVLRVGSLED